The proteins below are encoded in one region of Desulfobulbaceae bacterium DB1:
- a CDS encoding sigma-54-dependent Fis family transcriptional regulator, which yields MIGKSKPLLELFDIIEKVCDTNATVLIQGESGTGKELIAQALHYGSERKNGPFIPVNCGAIPAELLESELFGHEKGAFTHAIRTRLGRFELADGGTVFLDEVAEMSPLLQVKLLRVLQEKQFERIGGTKTIVSDFRVIAATNRDLDQEVAEGRFREDLYYRLTVIPIKAPPLRNRLSDVPLLVEYFIDRFNRSKKRTISRIDDEVMAYLFHYSWPGNVRELENVVERMVILCQGDAITCDDLPAKIRAAEHRAERTGEIPPHGFCLSHEVAEFEKRLILQALDQSKWVKNRAAKLLHVNRTTLLEKMKRHGIGKEE from the coding sequence ATTATAGGGAAAAGCAAGCCGCTGCTTGAATTGTTCGATATCATAGAAAAAGTATGTGACACGAATGCCACTGTTCTTATTCAGGGGGAAAGCGGAACAGGCAAAGAACTTATTGCTCAGGCGCTTCATTACGGCAGCGAACGGAAGAACGGACCTTTCATTCCGGTAAATTGCGGCGCGATCCCGGCGGAGCTCCTGGAAAGCGAACTCTTCGGTCATGAAAAAGGCGCTTTTACCCATGCCATCCGTACCCGGCTGGGTCGTTTTGAACTGGCCGACGGCGGCACGGTTTTTCTTGATGAAGTTGCGGAGATGAGCCCTTTGCTCCAGGTAAAATTGTTGCGTGTCCTCCAGGAAAAACAGTTTGAGCGGATCGGCGGAACCAAGACGATTGTTTCCGATTTTCGGGTGATTGCCGCCACCAACCGGGACCTGGACCAGGAAGTGGCCGAGGGCCGTTTCCGGGAGGATCTCTATTACCGGCTGACCGTCATCCCCATCAAGGCGCCGCCGCTGCGCAACCGTTTGTCCGATGTCCCCCTGTTGGTTGAATATTTTATTGATCGATTCAACAGGTCGAAAAAAAGAACGATTTCCCGTATCGATGATGAGGTGATGGCGTATCTGTTCCATTATTCATGGCCCGGGAATGTCCGGGAACTGGAAAATGTGGTGGAAAGAATGGTGATCCTCTGCCAGGGTGATGCCATAACCTGCGATGATTTGCCGGCCAAGATCCGCGCCGCGGAACATCGGGCGGAGCGCACCGGTGAAATTCCTCCCCATGGTTTTTGTTTGAGTCACGAGGTGGCTGAATTTGAAAAACGTTTGATTCTCCAGGCCCTTGATCAGTCGAAATGGGTGAAAAACAGGGCGGCAAAGCTGCTTCATGTTAATCGAACCACCCTGCTTGAAAAGATGAAGCGTCATGGAATAGGCAAAGAAGAATGA
- a CDS encoding sigma-54-dependent Fis family transcriptional regulator, producing MTEQLRKILVVDDDRETRMLFYEALNRRGYVVSVAENGVMALDICEKNPPDVVITDINMPEMDGLELLRRLRDDNGELPVIIITAHATVETAVSAMKLGAFDYLLKPLSGEIIVEAAARALVGSPLKKDNGVGSARPASDATGKKMIVGSDSKLARVLQKAKSVASSKATVLVLGESGTGKEMIARFIHEESDRREGPFVALNCAALPEGLLESELFGHEKGSFTGAVYAKKGKFELADGGTLLLDEIAEIPLHLQAKLLRVLQEEEVDRVGGKAPVKVDVHVVATTNRNLEEAVKNGEFRQDLYYRLNVIPLTMPPLRERKEDIEQLSRYFINRFSEQYGKSVKKMSKASRARFLEYSWPGNIREMENLVERAVLLSLTEQLEPWDFWDEDADVPSIAPEFAAEPAGEFSPAPEYAGEKGGVASLRDVERQMILQALQQTDNNRTHAARILGISVRTLRNKLQEYRSCGIID from the coding sequence ATGACGGAACAATTGCGGAAAATTCTTGTAGTTGATGATGATCGCGAGACGCGGATGCTTTTTTATGAAGCGCTCAATCGCCGGGGATACGTGGTCAGCGTCGCGGAAAACGGCGTCATGGCCCTGGATATCTGTGAAAAAAATCCACCGGACGTGGTTATCACCGATATCAACATGCCGGAGATGGACGGTCTGGAGCTTCTGCGCCGGTTGCGCGACGATAACGGCGAACTGCCGGTGATCATCATCACCGCCCACGCCACGGTTGAAACCGCGGTCAGCGCCATGAAGCTCGGTGCCTTTGATTACCTGCTCAAGCCCCTTTCCGGCGAGATTATCGTCGAGGCTGCCGCCCGCGCATTGGTCGGCAGTCCGCTCAAGAAAGACAACGGGGTTGGATCTGCGAGGCCGGCAAGTGATGCGACCGGAAAAAAAATGATCGTCGGGTCTGATTCCAAACTTGCCAGGGTGCTGCAGAAGGCCAAAAGTGTCGCTTCAAGCAAGGCCACTGTTCTTGTGCTGGGAGAGTCGGGTACGGGCAAGGAAATGATTGCCCGTTTTATCCATGAGGAAAGCGATCGCCGGGAGGGGCCCTTTGTGGCCCTGAACTGCGCGGCCTTGCCCGAGGGGTTGCTGGAGAGCGAACTGTTCGGCCATGAAAAGGGTTCCTTTACCGGTGCCGTCTATGCCAAGAAAGGCAAATTCGAGCTGGCTGACGGCGGAACCCTGCTGCTTGATGAAATTGCGGAGATTCCCCTGCATCTGCAGGCCAAGCTCTTGCGCGTCCTCCAGGAGGAAGAGGTGGACCGGGTGGGCGGCAAGGCCCCGGTCAAGGTTGATGTGCATGTGGTGGCCACCACCAACCGCAACCTGGAAGAGGCGGTGAAAAACGGCGAGTTCCGCCAGGATCTTTATTATCGTTTAAATGTCATTCCTTTGACGATGCCGCCGTTGCGGGAGCGCAAGGAGGATATCGAGCAGCTTTCCCGCTATTTCATCAACCGTTTCTCCGAGCAGTACGGGAAATCCGTCAAAAAAATGTCAAAGGCGTCACGGGCGCGTTTTCTCGAATATTCCTGGCCCGGCAACATCCGGGAGATGGAAAATCTGGTGGAGCGGGCTGTGCTCCTGTCCCTGACAGAGCAGCTTGAGCCCTGGGATTTCTGGGATGAGGATGCCGATGTCCCGTCGATTGCTCCGGAGTTTGCCGCCGAACCGGCAGGCGAGTTTTCTCCGGCCCCTGAATATGCGGGAGAGAAGGGCGGCGTGGCGAGTCTCAGGGATGTGGAGCGTCAAATGATCCTGCAGGCCCTGCAGCAGACCGACAATAATCGGACACATGCGGCCAGGATATTGGGGATCAGTGTCCGTACCCTCCGCAATAAGCTGCAAGAGTATCGTTCTTGCGGGATAATTGATTGA
- a CDS encoding flagellar basal-body rod protein FlgB, which produces MPIDKLFSGGIARMEQALNLRYDRQGLILSNVANMETPGYTVQDFSFEKAMKKVMDNQGILSRTHEMHLDLDPVDAAQSLEFSAEKRPVDLDEEMVKLAENQMMYEIVSQMIGKKFDGLKYAIDEGGS; this is translated from the coding sequence ATGCCTATTGATAAACTGTTCAGCGGCGGTATCGCCCGGATGGAACAAGCCTTGAATCTGCGTTATGACCGGCAGGGTCTCATTTTGTCCAATGTGGCCAATATGGAAACCCCGGGATACACGGTTCAGGATTTTTCCTTTGAAAAGGCCATGAAAAAGGTGATGGACAACCAGGGTATCCTGAGCCGCACCCATGAAATGCATCTGGATCTTGATCCGGTTGATGCGGCGCAAAGTCTTGAGTTTTCCGCGGAGAAAAGACCGGTGGATCTTGACGAGGAAATGGTCAAGCTTGCGGAAAATCAAATGATGTACGAAATCGTCTCCCAGATGATCGGCAAGAAATTTGACGGCTTGAAATATGCCATTGATGAAGGAGGATCATAA
- a CDS encoding flagellar basal body rod protein FlgC, producing the protein MDILTAFQISGSGLKAERARLNVTAMNLANANTTRTMEGGPYRAKSVVFQAKPLENFSDALQASSDKLRTVEVAEVVEDNKEFKSVYDPSHPDADENGVVLFPNVDVPEQMVDMISARRGYEANVTAIEAVKSMAMKALDIARR; encoded by the coding sequence ATGGATATACTCACCGCTTTTCAAATAAGCGGCTCTGGGCTGAAGGCGGAAAGGGCCCGGCTGAATGTGACGGCGATGAATCTGGCCAATGCCAATACGACGCGAACCATGGAAGGCGGCCCGTATCGTGCCAAATCCGTTGTTTTCCAGGCAAAACCTCTGGAAAATTTCAGTGATGCGCTGCAGGCCAGTTCCGACAAGCTGCGCACGGTGGAGGTCGCGGAGGTTGTCGAGGACAACAAGGAGTTCAAGTCGGTTTACGACCCGTCTCATCCCGATGCCGATGAAAACGGGGTTGTGCTTTTCCCTAATGTGGATGTGCCGGAGCAGATGGTCGACATGATCAGTGCGAGGAGAGGGTATGAGGCAAATGTAACCGCCATAGAAGCGGTGAAAAGCATGGCCATGAAGGCTCTTGATATCGCCAGAAGATAA
- a CDS encoding flagellar hook-basal body complex protein FliE, whose protein sequence is MLPLQPVRYGESLQLDQIEKTGKSQTPGTGFGEVLQKSIDGVNAQMREADELSRGLTAGEHGNIHETMIAMEKAGVSFRLMTKVQQKAIQAYQEMMRMQL, encoded by the coding sequence ATGTTGCCCTTGCAGCCGGTTCGTTATGGTGAATCGCTTCAGTTGGATCAGATTGAAAAAACCGGTAAATCCCAGACCCCGGGCACCGGGTTTGGCGAGGTGCTGCAAAAGTCCATCGACGGCGTCAACGCCCAAATGCGGGAAGCGGATGAATTGAGCCGGGGGCTGACTGCCGGTGAACACGGCAACATTCATGAAACAATGATTGCCATGGAAAAGGCCGGCGTTTCCTTCAGGCTGATGACCAAGGTGCAGCAGAAGGCGATCCAGGCATATCAGGAAATGATGCGTATGCAGCTTTAG
- a CDS encoding flagellar M-ring protein FliF → MAPLRDISNQAVSVIKSLTLPQKIIAGFIVAAVLVAMLSLSFMGAKPNYSVLYSGLTPEDAAGVIARLKEQRIDYQLAENGTAVLVPGPTVHETRLTLAGEGLPRGGGVGFELFDKSSFGTTDFVQQLNYQRAVQGELARTIRQFKQVSDARVHIATPKESVFVEDSRPPSASVSLTMNGQENLAKSEIMAIVHLVASAVPGLTSENITVVDTVGRLLFRKESDDAAMLSATQLEYQTKVESDLRKKVESMLEEVVGVNKALARVTVDLDFNKVAVTEESFDPDGQVIRSEQFLLEKQGGEEDTGGIPGVKGQLATFTETGDAATSTEGFNRKNITRNYEITRKTRQVQEGVGVIKRLSVAVMVDGAYEESKDKDGKKSLVYKARSPEELQHFAKMTQNAIGFDPDRGDQVEVVAMPFYLSSVVPPEPDPLEKWHALIENLAVPIALLLVALAFLLFVVRPFLRLLSKQQQEAQRKAELAAQAGLLETRGEDGEDLTFQPLGMTDKERIYKLAQSDPERAADLVRRWLREEM, encoded by the coding sequence ATGGCACCCTTACGAGATATTTCGAATCAGGCTGTTTCCGTAATCAAAAGTCTCACCCTGCCCCAGAAAATTATTGCCGGTTTCATTGTCGCAGCTGTTCTGGTCGCCATGCTTTCCCTGTCCTTCATGGGGGCAAAACCGAATTACAGCGTGCTTTACAGCGGATTGACGCCGGAGGATGCGGCCGGGGTGATCGCCAGACTGAAAGAGCAGCGAATCGATTACCAACTGGCTGAAAACGGAACAGCCGTTCTGGTGCCTGGACCAACTGTCCATGAGACAAGGCTTACCCTGGCGGGTGAAGGATTGCCGAGGGGCGGCGGCGTCGGGTTTGAACTTTTCGACAAGAGCAGCTTCGGCACCACGGATTTTGTCCAACAGCTCAATTACCAGCGGGCGGTGCAGGGCGAGCTTGCCAGGACCATTCGCCAGTTTAAGCAGGTGAGTGATGCCAGGGTGCATATCGCCACGCCGAAAGAATCCGTTTTTGTCGAGGATAGCAGGCCGCCCAGTGCCTCGGTGAGTTTGACCATGAACGGGCAGGAAAACTTGGCCAAAAGTGAAATAATGGCTATAGTTCATTTGGTGGCCAGTGCGGTTCCCGGTTTGACCTCGGAGAATATAACGGTTGTCGATACCGTCGGCCGTCTCCTGTTCCGCAAGGAGAGTGATGATGCCGCCATGCTTTCCGCCACCCAGCTTGAATACCAGACCAAGGTGGAAAGCGATCTGCGGAAAAAAGTGGAAAGCATGCTCGAGGAGGTCGTGGGTGTCAACAAGGCCCTGGCGCGGGTTACCGTTGATCTTGATTTCAATAAGGTGGCGGTGACCGAGGAAAGCTTTGACCCGGATGGGCAGGTGATTCGCAGCGAGCAGTTTCTGCTGGAAAAACAGGGGGGCGAGGAGGATACGGGCGGTATTCCCGGAGTCAAGGGACAGCTGGCGACATTTACCGAGACAGGAGATGCCGCCACCTCAACCGAGGGGTTTAACCGGAAGAATATAACCAGGAATTATGAGATTACCCGCAAGACCCGCCAGGTTCAGGAAGGAGTCGGGGTCATCAAGCGTCTCTCCGTTGCCGTCATGGTTGACGGCGCTTATGAGGAAAGTAAGGACAAGGACGGCAAGAAGTCACTGGTTTACAAGGCGCGCAGCCCGGAAGAACTGCAGCATTTTGCCAAGATGACCCAGAACGCCATTGGTTTTGATCCGGATCGAGGTGATCAGGTGGAAGTGGTGGCCATGCCTTTCTATCTTTCATCGGTTGTTCCTCCGGAACCTGATCCACTGGAAAAATGGCACGCCCTGATTGAAAACCTCGCTGTTCCGATTGCGCTGCTGCTGGTGGCACTGGCGTTTCTCCTCTTCGTTGTGCGTCCTTTCCTGCGACTGCTCAGCAAGCAGCAGCAGGAGGCGCAGCGCAAGGCGGAACTTGCCGCCCAGGCGGGGCTGCTTGAGACGAGAGGGGAAGACGGGGAGGATTTAACATTTCAGCCGCTGGGTATGACGGATAAGGAAAGAATATACAAGCTGGCCCAGAGCGATCCGGAACGAGCGGCTGACCTGGTAAGGCGCTGGTTGCGCGAGGAGATGTAA
- a CDS encoding flagellar motor switch protein FliG yields the protein MTGAEKAAIFLLTLGEDFATEVFKRLDEDEIKMVGRQMSKMDKVDKEDIAALLREFKTDAGGDEIYLSGDEMLEAAVKRALQSDKANEILDDIRSDWRLTLFQKARKLEPKILVNFLRNEHPQTVALVLAVLEHSQAAAILAELKEETQVEVVMRMAELDKVSPEILVDVDRVLQEELLSVEGLEGQRLGGVAAVAEILNNADRALETQVLEGIEEQRESLAEDIRRLMFVFEDLLGVDDRGIMAILKEVSTDDLKLALKTASEDLKGKIFKNMSTRAVEMLKEDMEIMGPTRIKDVEAAQQSVIKIAKRLEQEGKIQLMTGGGGEDEFV from the coding sequence CTGACCGGAGCGGAAAAAGCGGCGATCTTTCTGCTGACCCTGGGCGAAGATTTTGCCACCGAGGTTTTCAAACGGCTGGATGAAGATGAGATCAAGATGGTGGGTCGGCAGATGTCCAAGATGGACAAGGTCGACAAGGAGGATATAGCCGCGCTCCTCCGGGAATTCAAGACCGACGCCGGCGGCGACGAGATCTATCTTTCCGGTGATGAGATGCTGGAAGCGGCGGTGAAACGCGCCCTGCAGTCGGATAAGGCCAATGAAATCCTTGACGATATCCGTTCCGACTGGCGTCTGACTCTTTTTCAGAAAGCACGCAAGCTTGAACCGAAAATTCTGGTCAACTTTCTGCGCAATGAGCATCCCCAGACCGTGGCTTTGGTGCTGGCCGTTCTTGAACATAGCCAGGCGGCGGCTATTCTGGCGGAATTAAAGGAGGAAACGCAGGTCGAGGTGGTTATGCGCATGGCGGAACTCGATAAGGTCAGTCCGGAAATTCTTGTTGATGTGGACCGGGTTCTGCAGGAAGAACTGTTGTCGGTGGAGGGCCTCGAGGGACAGCGGCTCGGTGGGGTGGCCGCGGTTGCGGAGATTCTTAACAACGCCGATCGGGCGCTGGAAACCCAGGTGCTTGAAGGGATAGAAGAGCAACGTGAAAGCCTGGCGGAAGACATTCGACGTCTGATGTTTGTCTTTGAAGATCTTCTTGGCGTGGATGACCGCGGTATCATGGCGATTTTGAAAGAGGTCTCAACCGACGACCTGAAGCTTGCCCTGAAGACGGCTTCGGAAGATTTGAAGGGCAAAATTTTCAAGAATATGTCGACGCGGGCCGTGGAGATGCTCAAGGAAGATATGGAGATCATGGGGCCGACTCGTATCAAGGATGTCGAAGCGGCTCAGCAGTCCGTAATCAAGATAGCCAAACGGTTGGAGCAGGAAGGGAAGATCCAGCTCATGACCGGTGGCGGCGGCGAGGACGAATTTGTCTAA
- the fliI gene encoding flagellum-specific ATP synthase FliI (involved in type III protein export during flagellum assembly) encodes MNLSSCIQLAADQPLISVRGRVNQVIGMVIESRGPGIPVGSVCEVDLFRGEGRVPAEVVGFREGRVLLMPLGEMRGVEPGSSIRLIGGQARVPVADSLLGRVIDGLGNPMDGKGPLEYGVDYPLYAEPLNPMKRERIKEVVDVGVRAINGLLTLGKGQRIGILAGSGVGKSTLLGMIAKHTAADISVIALIGERGRELKDFIERDLGPEGLARSVVVVATSDQPPLVRMRGAYLAMAISEFFRDKGRDVIMMMDSVTRFAMSSREVGLAIGEPPTSRGYTPSVFAQLPKLLERAGTCEGKGSITGIFTVLVEGDDMNEPIADAVRSIVDGHVILSRELASRGHYPSIDIMGSVSRCMTDVVVKDQVKAAHRFLETLSTYRRSEDLINIGAYASGTNPKIDKAISMIDRLNNYLRQEVEQKFSYEESKQQLLALFR; translated from the coding sequence ATGAATCTTTCTTCCTGTATCCAGCTCGCTGCCGACCAGCCGCTTATCAGCGTGCGCGGCCGGGTGAACCAGGTCATCGGTATGGTTATCGAAAGCCGTGGTCCGGGAATTCCGGTGGGCAGTGTCTGCGAGGTGGATCTCTTTCGGGGCGAAGGCCGGGTGCCGGCCGAGGTGGTCGGTTTTCGGGAGGGTCGGGTGCTGCTTATGCCCCTTGGCGAAATGCGGGGAGTGGAGCCGGGCAGCTCGATCCGCCTGATTGGCGGCCAGGCGCGGGTGCCGGTGGCTGATTCGCTGCTCGGCCGGGTCATTGACGGGTTGGGTAATCCCATGGACGGCAAGGGGCCGCTGGAGTATGGGGTGGATTATCCCCTCTACGCCGAGCCGCTTAATCCCATGAAAAGGGAACGGATAAAAGAGGTGGTTGATGTCGGGGTCAGGGCCATCAATGGGCTGCTGACCCTGGGCAAGGGGCAGCGCATCGGCATTCTTGCCGGTTCCGGCGTGGGCAAGAGTACCCTGCTTGGCATGATCGCCAAGCATACGGCGGCGGATATCAGCGTCATCGCCCTGATCGGGGAACGGGGCCGCGAGCTGAAGGATTTTATTGAACGTGATCTTGGCCCTGAAGGACTGGCGCGTTCGGTGGTTGTCGTTGCCACTTCTGATCAGCCTCCCCTGGTCAGGATGCGGGGGGCCTATCTTGCCATGGCCATCTCGGAATTTTTCCGTGACAAGGGCCGGGATGTGATCATGATGATGGATTCCGTGACCCGTTTTGCCATGTCGAGCCGCGAAGTGGGGCTTGCCATCGGCGAGCCGCCCACCTCGCGCGGTTACACCCCGTCGGTTTTCGCCCAGTTGCCGAAACTGCTTGAGCGGGCGGGAACCTGTGAGGGAAAGGGCAGCATCACCGGCATCTTCACGGTGCTGGTGGAGGGTGACGACATGAACGAGCCCATTGCCGACGCGGTTCGTTCCATTGTTGACGGCCATGTTATCTTGAGTCGGGAGCTGGCAAGTCGGGGGCATTATCCGTCAATTGACATCATGGGCAGCGTCAGCCGTTGCATGACGGATGTGGTCGTCAAGGACCAGGTCAAGGCCGCGCACCGTTTTCTGGAAACACTGTCAACCTATCGTCGATCGGAAGATCTGATCAATATCGGCGCTTACGCCTCCGGGACAAATCCCAAGATTGACAAGGCCATCTCCATGATCGACCGCCTGAATAATTATCTCAGGCAGGAGGTGGAGCAGAAATTCAGCTATGAGGAAAGCAAGCAGCAGTTGCTTGCCTTGTTCCGTTAA
- a CDS encoding flagellar export protein FliJ — protein MAFHFTLESVLTLRKNIEEQIQLKLAREQMILNAHQLRLEDLKKKRADLCLVMEEKKKQTLAVKIFLFYMESMRIQELQIHILTNTIAAQQQIVAGVRTELAEAMKQRKILDVLKENALLKYLDETRRKEQNESDEQALLRYGRGIVL, from the coding sequence ATGGCCTTTCATTTCACACTTGAATCCGTCCTGACTCTCAGGAAAAATATCGAGGAGCAGATCCAGCTCAAACTTGCCCGGGAACAGATGATTTTAAACGCTCATCAGCTCCGGCTTGAAGACCTGAAGAAGAAGCGGGCGGATCTGTGCTTGGTTATGGAAGAAAAGAAAAAGCAAACCCTGGCCGTCAAAATATTTCTCTTTTATATGGAGTCCATGCGAATTCAGGAGCTGCAGATTCATATACTGACAAATACCATTGCCGCCCAGCAACAGATTGTTGCCGGAGTGCGCACCGAGCTTGCCGAGGCCATGAAGCAGCGGAAGATTCTTGATGTGTTGAAGGAAAATGCTCTGCTGAAGTATCTGGATGAGACTCGCCGGAAAGAGCAAAATGAAAGTGACGAACAGGCACTGCTTCGTTACGGACGGGGTATTGTGCTATGA
- a CDS encoding carbon monoxide dehydrogenase, which translates to MTPKVIAMAGKGGTGKTTTSALLIKYLLARGLTPILAVDADANANLNELLELKVGTTIGRIRKDLKGDLPPGMTRDQFMEMKIQQAIVEENGFDLLVMGQPDGPGCYCSANQYLAMTMDHLAANYRYILVDNEAGMEHLSRLNLRVIDYLLIISDPSARGILTARRIAEITGPLGLEVKSKYLIVNRAPQPMTAELDAKIRQAVSECDLPLGGIFPSSDDLIKREITGGSYLTLGEDVPVIQAAFAAFDKIF; encoded by the coding sequence ATGACCCCGAAAGTAATCGCCATGGCGGGAAAAGGTGGTACCGGCAAGACCACCACCTCGGCCCTGCTGATCAAATATCTGCTGGCCAGAGGACTGACGCCGATTCTGGCGGTGGACGCCGACGCCAACGCCAACTTGAATGAACTGCTGGAACTCAAAGTCGGCACGACCATCGGCCGCATACGGAAAGACCTGAAAGGCGACCTGCCGCCGGGCATGACCCGCGATCAGTTCATGGAAATGAAAATCCAGCAGGCTATTGTCGAAGAAAACGGCTTTGATCTGCTGGTCATGGGGCAGCCGGACGGGCCGGGCTGCTACTGCTCCGCCAACCAGTACCTGGCCATGACCATGGATCATCTGGCCGCCAATTACCGCTATATCCTGGTGGACAACGAAGCGGGCATGGAACATCTGAGCAGGCTTAATCTGCGGGTCATCGACTATCTGCTCATCATCTCCGACCCGTCCGCCCGGGGCATCCTCACCGCCCGGCGCATTGCCGAGATCACCGGCCCCCTCGGGCTTGAGGTGAAAAGCAAATATCTTATCGTCAACCGGGCGCCGCAGCCGATGACCGCCGAGCTTGATGCCAAAATACGGCAGGCGGTGAGCGAATGCGACCTGCCGCTCGGCGGCATTTTCCCTTCAAGCGACGATCTCATCAAACGGGAGATCACCGGCGGCTCCTATCTCACCCTTGGCGAAGACGTCCCGGTGATACAGGCCGCCTTTGCCGCCTTTGACAAAATCTTCTGA